A genomic window from Diorhabda sublineata isolate icDioSubl1.1 chromosome 8, icDioSubl1.1, whole genome shotgun sequence includes:
- the LOC130447771 gene encoding uncharacterized protein LOC130447771: MKSIILVLAITAAASSLPIDIIQDENNQEYLVIPLERQKRDLTWGANQNGYSLGQKGTLWSNDHHQVDGEYGASKAWNSHGLKPDSYRGELDYSHKPSGSTAFVAANRTPGYGTDGAAGLKYSIAQGKNYNVDLTGQYTRHYGGPGGTGKPEGQVLLTGEYRFP; encoded by the exons ATGAAAAgcattattttagttttagcAATAACAGCAGCCGCTTCATCTCTGCCGATTGATATAATTCAAGatgaaaataatcaagaatATTTGGTGATTCCACTCGAAAGACAAAAAag agACTTGACATGGGGTGCAAATCAAAATGGTTATTCGTTAGGACAAAAAGGTACGCTTTGGAGTAACGATCATCACCAAGTCGATGGTGAATACGGTGCATCAAAGGCTTGGAATTCACACGGACTTAAACCTGACTCGTACAGAGGCGAATTGGATTACTCCCATAAACCTTCGGGCTCCACAGCTTTTGTCGCTGCTAATAGAACTCCAGGTTATGGCACTGATGGAGCTGCTGGATTGAAATACAGCATAGctcaaggaaaaaattataatgtagaTCTAACAGGTCAATACACACGGCATTATGGAGGACCTGGTGGTACAGGTAAACCCGAAGGGCAAGTGCTTTTGACAGGGGAATACAGGTTTCCATAA